The DNA region tacatttaactttattttcatGTAAAACTGTAACCAAGTTATaaaccgattttatttttatttttagatatcgCAGTAGTAATAAGTGATCAAATCGAGCTACTCCAATCCAATGGCACTCTGATAGGCGCCACCGTGGAACAGTTTACGAAACTGAAAGCGTTAACTTTTGATAACGTAAGACACCAGTTTGTTGTCAGCAATAATAATCAAAGCAACGACACCATTTTTACCGTCGAGCTTACCAAAGAGACTGAAATCACTCCCATAATCCCGAATCTTCCCGATGTACTGGTAAGTATTTCTAtgtcttaattaattatttaatcgtTAACCACATTAGTCATTGCTGTGGTGCTTCTTTATTAGTAGTTTATGATATTGCTGAACGTAAAGGCACGGCCTTGTAATTATTATACTATAGTAGGGCCTTTGATTGTGTCGATCATCATATTCTACCATCAATTTTGCATTATGTAGGGTTTAGTGAGGTAGCAgtgaatcttttaaaatcatttctAAGTGACATGCAAGGCAGTATTCTGGGCCCTCTTTTATTCGCAATATACACGTGCCGATTTTACTTAGTACTGCGATATTGTAAGAACCATCTATATGTGGATTATAAATAACTCTACTTTTCATTTTTATCCCATGAATTAAAAGATTCCGacttttaattcattaaaacatATGCTCAAGATTAACCCCATGAAATCTAATGTGCTTCTTATTGGCATCTTAGCGACTGTCAGTGATATTCAGAATTAGATCAAAATAAATGATGACCAAATACAGATTGGTGACAAATGTAAAAGTTTGGGAATAATGGTAGATTCCACCCTTCGATTTAAAAACCATGGACAATCCTCACAAAGGCTTACAAGGCAGTAAAGTCTATTTATATTCATTGTCTATGGTTGGTGCTTAGACTATGAGGATAAAAGAAAAGCTACAAAATTCATGTATTCGACTTATTTCTGGTATTTGCAGAAGAAATCATATATCACATAAGTTGAGTGAACTAAAGTGGCTAAATATGTCTAATGGCAGATTGATGgcagtttttattataaaattttaaaaaaccgtAGCCCATACTGATGTTCATCATTAGAAACTTCGAAGAAAAACGCTTCAAATTCTTAAACATAGAACTGAATTCTTTAAACGATCATTTGCTTACAATATTGctagacaaatatttttttttcattatcgaCTTTATCTTTACATATTTCAGTAAATGTGTTTAGAAAACATATATTTACAGTGCAGTTTGATGGTCAGTAAATAGCCTTCTGAACCTTGTGTCCGGCATGGATTTTGCGTTTTggtttagtttaaaaatgtgttttatttgtgTTAAAAAGGATTACAATTAATGTTACATAAGGcatgtttataaatttagattttagtaTTGTCACACTTAAAAGTTGGTTTATACATATTGATGCTTAGCCGCAGTGTTAAAGAGCAGAATCTACTACATGCAGAAATCTGATCTGCCGGCTTTTTTATTTACTCGTGTcattttttattccaaatgaaACTTCGTATGTATTGTACGTATTCTTGAgttgaaatataaaaacatttattattattattattagtttttcttgTTTCTGgtgtaataaacttaaaattaattaattaattttaataaataaaaaatggctcCAAATGTccaaaagatataaaataatacttcaGCTGCctgcaaaaaataagaaatggcTTTAGGTGCATAAACAACGTACGAAAATGGCCTTAACTACtgggaaaaaataaattactaaaatatttaagtgcaactttttatattacattaagTGTAAAATCATTAGGCCATTTCTCatcaaaggtaaaaaaaaacataaataataattgtaggaaCTTAGTAAGAGCATAAGAGTCTCTATATTAGAATAAAGAGTGAACTAGCGAGTTTAGGATCTCAAATGAAACTACTTTTCTATGCAAAAAGTTGACCCTGTATATAGGTGATCTTCAGGGCTGGAAAAATTACAATAAGTAACTCgacattttttgcaaatatttaggagccttttttttgaatattaataaattggaGCCAgaactttataaaatatttatcttttatactTGTAAAAGTTACTaattaaattagtaatttttatagAGAACAGCAACCTAATGCTGTTGATACTAAGTATATAAAATTGCATGGAATTAAAAGGTTGGCTTCATAAACTTGTCGTAAGATGACTATAAATTAGATAAATTAGATAAACCAATTATTAGAAACCCTCaattaagattttaattattttattcaatgaACGTTTTTAGCCAAACATCATAAATACggatttaaaagatttaaacttATCACCTAAATAAAGTCACCTTTTTAATTATGGTAGTATTTCTTTGTGAAATTTACCTTTCTACAACAttcctataaataaataattaacattcAATAGAAAATAGAACCAggtcaaaaattatataacaacGTAACACCAAGGGATGAAGATAAGAACTCTTATGCAAAACAGAGTTATGGCcagttttttatgtttactcTCAATGGATCATGGATTtctcataaattaatattttatcagtaTACCTGTTGATTAGTCCGCAGATCTTCAAACATTTGCAGAcgtagataaaaaaattatatagattcTGTCACTTATAACCTGTCCTTCCAGTCCTCCAATATaaccaaaacaataaaaactacgGTGTTTTTTGCAGATAAAAGTATTCAGtaaggaaataatttaaatataagagtaaataaacataaagtTCATAACTCGCCACCCTACTCTTTGATCAAAAGTAGTATATACTTCTacgtgttttttcttttaattcgtCATTTTAATGAAGGAAATGTTCTTTTTCAGGGTTTAGCAGTTGACCCAATCGAAGATGTTCTATACTGGACTGACTCAACCAATAAGGCAATCAATTATGCCAAATTGAACTCGAGTGTGTTAGAACCAAAACTGCTTTTCGATTTTAGTGATGCCACTCCTCAGGATATCGCCATTGATGTATGCCggaggtaaaaaaaaatatatataaccaTTGTCAGTTTGATGTTAAACAATGTTTATTCAAGTTACCTATTTCCGTGCCAATTAGTATAAACCAAGTTGAGGCATTAATTATCGACTAAAAACAAGACCTTTCTTGACCTACCGCATGCGTCATTTATTTGTATGCAAATACTCctaaatataaacatatattattagataaattatatggaataaaaatgcccttaaaataaatttggatggATAAGATGTTAAACATTTCCTTATCGTGACATAACGTGATATCTACTTATCGTAAAAACTTAAATCGAATCGGTTTCCACGTATTAGTTACATAAATAGGTTTGGcgcctgtaataaaatatatatttaattacacTATTTTTAAAAGGGTTGAGGTATgagaatacataaaaaaatatttatattcaaacCATTTCttggaaatatttataaacgtGTTTAATTATTATCGGTCAAAGCATCATAAAACGTGAAAAATCAATTGAGGAAGTAGGGATAAAACCATGTACACACACAGCTGGGATATAACTGGACTTGAAAAATGAATCCTAAGatcaaatatttcagttttGATACCGAGCAGCTGGTAATGATTTTGATGCTCATACTTTCAGTGTATATAGCAtaactacgtaagaaaaattatagcCCTTTTTTAGAAATAGTAAAGCTTAGGCCATTTTGGGATCATCTCTAGTCTGCACTCATACTGCTGTTAGTGATTCATCAAGTATTCTGATGATGATTTAGAACCtcttttttggaaaactttaGTAGAACTTTTGACAACTGAAACTCAAACGCTGAATAGAGCTGAGTAATCCTTTAATGGGATTCAACTTTTTTTAACCGTGATACAGCAGGCACTGTTTATTTCAGAACAAACCGATCACAAGAACAGCATTCAGAAACAATCAATCTTCTTTCACAAAATATTGAACCTGCCAAATCAGTAAAATTCTGTAGGATttatattgatattaatttaaattgggaAGATTGGCAGGACAATGAATTGCAATTGGAAGCTTTTCTCTTTTTTGTAGGAggttttaaaatcttatattaacaaaaaattcttaCGATCCGTCTATTAGAAAGTTTTTATGCCACCTGGCGATATGGGGTAATTGTACCATATAAGTAAATTAGTGAAACTGTTCTTTGACAAGTTTCACCTCGtttattataacattattaCTATAAGAtttaagaaacaattaatgTATATTCTATATTTTAAGACAAATCTACTGGACCAACTCAGACCCCAACTATCCGACCATAGAAAGGGCCTTCCTAAACGGTTCCAATCGCGAAGTTCTCATCGAATCAGGATTGAATCTCCCTATAGGAATTGCTATCGATTATAAGGCGCAACGACTTATCTGGGCCGATAGGGGTGAAGGCATTTACTACAGAATAGACAGCTCCGATCTAGATGGCAACAATAGGCAACTTATTTACAACGGAACCGACATTAAACCCTTTGGGATAGCGGTTGATGATTTGTCAGTATACTGGACCGATATCGTTAATAATGCCTTATGGAGGTAGAAAACGGATTTGTTGTGTGAAAATTGGtgttaagggtttttttttcaggttttacAAATCTGATAAGGAGGGTGTGGAGGCTAAGCCGGAAACGATTCGCATGTTTAAGGGACAGCCGATGGGAGTTATTGCCAAAAACGCTCAAATCAGAAACTATCCGGACTGTAAGGAGCTGGAAGTAGCTATTGAGAACTATCGTGGTGAATCTAAGGAAATTTTCGATACTACTGATCCGGAAGAAGTTAAGGATATCGAGTGTTTAAATGGGGGGCAGTTAAATGGTAAGGCCATACTTATAATCATGTAAATTTAATATCATCGAGAAGAATTTgccaaaaataactttaaattttttggatagtattttcaattactttttaaacttatttggacagttttgctttaaagagtacttaaaaatttcttccaggcagtctaCCAGAGTTCAGGCCACTTTTCATTATATGTGTAGTGACTTTTGGAATATTTCATTCTTTATAGTCTATATATGTATTAGCTTTTTGGAATATATCCAAAACCCCATTacccaataaataattatgtaatttttaaacgtTTCCAGACACccttcattaaaattttttttttgatggatatatttaggtcatcttgaAGGTAATTTTTGCCTGTCAAGCACTTATATTGCATAAAATATGGACACAccatgttaaaataaataaattatatgtagatatatataacatatgaattaaaatataggTAGATATATAGAGAAGCTTAAACGATATTTAGGTAGATCGAAAAATGGCAATAACGCAAAGTAAATAATGTACATCCGATTAGTCATCTCAGTAATGTTATTTTAGGTGTAcatgattatttattttctttatggtTCTATCGTTTTTCAATTTAGATTCGTAGCAGagtaaaattgataaaattgataaatataaatattttatgaaaaataaatatagtattatGAGTATATAGTATAAAAGAAACAACCTGTGAGCATTCTCTTGAGTTTCGACGCAATCAAATAACATTATTAGAACGTTAATGGTATTTTGCTTTAACCATCCGTGGTACAAGTTACTCTAACTTCGATTCTCCATTCGTACCCCTATACTGTTAGGTACCAAAGTATCCCATATTTTAGCACGTGACCTGCTTTTCAGTAAGAGAATTATCATTATCCAATCTATGTACGTTCGCATACCGCCTATGTGTCGATTTATTCGTATGCTATTTTCAATTGTATTCGTTACTTAGTTTGGATTGACTGAAGTGTACAactaattaaatagttttctaCACACAAATTTCCTTAATGTAGAgtatactaataaaatttaaataaaaagaatactCAACATGTTTTTGTCTGAGACCACTTTCTAGACGTCACAGAAATCAATTCGCGATTTCACCGCATGTAGGTTTGCATCTAACGGATTAGAGTAACTtggatcttaaaaaaataaaattttaaaataagaaaaatgcctAAATGTTACATCAATTTTCAGGTAAATACTGCAAATGTACCCCAGGTTACAGTGGCCGTTACTGCGAACAAAACAAATGTCACAACTTCTGTGTACACGGCGCGTGCTATTTTTCCGGAAGCGGATATCCCCAGTGCAGCTGCCCCAGAGGTTTCGGGGGAGAAAGATGCCAACTAGACATGTGTTCGACCTACTGCTTAAATAACGGCCTTTGCAGCTACTATAAGGGAGATCTGTTGCCTTCTTGTCAATGCACCCAGCATTTTACCGGCAGTAGGTGCGAAATCAGCACGGATTTCCATAGTTTGTGCGGATTGTACTGTCGCGAAAGCACTAACGTGAATGATTACTTGGTGTCCAAAGATAGGGAGCTAGTGTGTAGGTAAGATATGCAGAAAGTTTCTTGTTGCCATAATTTAAAGAGGATTTTTCTGGATCGAAAAGTTCGTATTAATGTGGCTCTAAAATGCTGGGGTTTGAAGTGTTTGAACCTACCTCAGACGCTATTTCTATTTGCTGAatcttttaagttaaaattataaaatttattccaggtgcgaaaatgaaaatggaaaattcgTCATCTCGCAAAACAACGTGACCGTGCCGGCATTATATTCGGAAAGTTCGCCGTTACGTGGCCAGAGTTTCTTCGAAAAATTCACAACTGACAGCGAGTATACGACCTTGGTGCTGGTGTGCTGTCTCTGCGTGGtcttaaacgtcattttattcgTTTACCTTTTCGCTAGTCGCCCAAACAAACGGCCGATAATTAAGAGAAGAGTTATTGTTAATAAGAACGTTACCCCTTTGACCTATCGTCCCCAGCCTACTACTGAACAGTGCGAAATTACGATGATCGAGAATTGTTGTAATATGAACGTGTGCGAAACGGTAAGTCTAACTTCTAGTCGTTTTTGATGATTTTGAATACAAACCATGTATTGATTTAAGACGTCTTATACACGGCTGGCCATTTTTTTTGGGTGCGGGTACTCGTGCATTAATATGCAACAGAAAATAATAGGCAAAGCCTTAAGTTAATGAAGCAACGATAATATTTCACTGATTCCTCGATCCATTACTTCCTCTAGCGTCTATGCGCTTTTTAAGATTTAGTACTTCTTTGACATAAATGTATGTGCGCTATTGGAGAAGAAGATACTGACTTACGTTCTTCTAACCTGGAGTATCAACTACTTTGTGGCACCCTGGTCCAGCTGTAGATGTAAAAAATCTGTGACTGTGCCGTGTGCTCGTGTGCATTTTTACTAAGTAAAAATTAGTGGAACTACATATTCCGAAGCCACAAACGAGTTATGCCaggataaaaattaataattgatatttgttaaaattcttaagaattatcaaattttggtTTGATAAACGATTGACATCAAAAATCAAGAACGAAAAAGAAGATGCATTAaagaaattcaataaaaaatagaaaaaaacctAGATgcaaaacagatttaaaaaaaaaaattgataatataaaaacaagttaaaaaaaaagtgacgtgaaaaaaactgttaaaaaaatcgTACTGAATGAATGGCAAAGAAAATTCTATGATTAATGGAACGTCTGAGAAAAGCCAGTCTTACACAGGGTACTAGGGGCATGTTAGACCATTGTAACAGATAAGGCCAAATCTGGTTCCCAACAACTTAAAACCAGAACACTTAAAAACCTTAAGCGAAGGAGGAGTAACTGATTTAACTACAAAACACATACTTACGAAAACAAATTGAAGCATTTCACTCCTATTTCTTCTGTTCAAGTTCAACAATCTTGGCCGGAAGGTTAAGTAAAGTTTGTCAAAGCTGAAGTATTTCGTTAACCATTTATTCAATTATAGTGATTGCAGTGACgaaatatgtatgtatttatagGTGTTTAAGTATGGTTCAAGCGACTCTCAATTATAACCTGTATATATGGTAATTATATTAGTAAACAGCAACTCGCATCTTATACTTCTATCTGAACTGGATCAAAATTATGGTATGGATTCTATGCACTTTGGTGTCACCAAATTCCAAATCAAATCCCCACTGGGAAACATTTCTTTGGCGTTACAAAGTAGCTTTTACATTTATTGAACATACACCTTTTGTGATTTTAATatgataatatataaattgaTAATACCCAATTAATAACACCTATAACACCGGTCGTTCCCTTggtaaagtcgaaattatacccatttgtagacacccacgtcatccaggtgagaaaaaacgtatggcgtagatgtttttgccaatcaatattaggttggAAACTGaagtctgctatgtatttttatacgttcagaaattaacaaatgattcattttagcagcatattattatatttttatattcgtgtatatactttcattcccaaaaaattttaaaaaatcttgtatttattgtattattaacaaacttaacaattaacaaatattattataattaatcataaataatgggatatacacaagtccgaaacggaattgcacttcaaattgagaatgtgatacagcgagccgcagatgcaacaaaattgagcacaacaacgattgCAAATATAAAGATGAATGGGATAAAATCtgatcaggattacgctgctcatatattttccaagcaaaagaccgcaaaaaccaaatctaaaacatatttgaaaagtagaattcggcacgagcagtaggCGTAACAAAACcaagcttacaaaaattgtgaataatggtataaaattaatttaactcagtgggaaaaatttaaatactgacaattttatttacttgttcatgaaaaaaaatgctttttgaaggaatatgttaacacattaaaatgaaaataccattccaaaaaataaaacatacaaactcaaaaaaaacacgccatattgcattaccaagttaatgaaattgcaacgatatgattgaatacttaaacgacgatcataaaataaaatttgctaggacaaaaaaagcttaatcaatctcgtcaatattgtcagagtcagaactgaaatcagagatattgtcttcgtcatcgtcgtcttcgtcagtcgtaatcacaagtggcagaatgtcatagtcatcacacacttgtattgcctcccaagccttttcaattaccttttcattaaataaattaaagagttaaattccctcatattgtcttagagagaaattataggaaactatgaaacagatgaaattatgaagttagagggcccttacaaaagcaatagtttttatttaaaaaaaatctaaaaagataaccagataatttttacattcactgtttttccttgaatccgtgtacttggtgtcatcttgccagctactacggAATGATCCCTTGgtaaaaatccacgtctcgtcaatgaaaactggagtaaaaccttccggacctacatttctatttttgatatactcccttaaaaaattgattcttttatgaatccatcaaatattttctgttatttgattttttccactcgaagcctatactattgatccatcttcttaaggagtcaatggaaaactcaaaatattcaattttttccctgaacttttctcttattgttgccaatattacatattcttttctggcgtacatagaataaattgtgtcccgaattctatgttttaaatatgttgtaattttggtttttgctgtcttttgcttggaagatatacgggctgcgtattcctgatctgattttatcccattcttctttatatttgcgatcgttgttgtgctcaattttgttgcatctgcagctcgctgtatcacattcttaatttgaagtgcaattccgttttggacttgttccttttccagttgaaaaaaagccaatatatttaaaatcatcagctgcgattgttcattatacctattatatctttttttaggcattatctaatacttttcgaaataactttcaagaacaagttgacaaaccaatatttttgattgacagtgacggatatttcacataacctagtatataaaagatgaataatcatcagacaccaatttttttcaaatgtttgttgtcgccgctgtttggaatatgctaaacaaagataaacaaaaatgacgtcattacaaatgggtataatttcgactttattgGCCCACTCATTGATAGCAACTTTAAGTTAACAGTTAGTATTAGGAAATGTCATCCAGTTATTTCTCCTTGAGTAAATTGCTTTAGACTCAGTGATTAAGGATCTGTATACAGTACTGTGGCATACATCTAAATCAACGGCACAGCTAAAATCCAGATTCtcctgaaaaaataatatttatatttatcaaaatttacaatTACTTTCCTAGAATAAGCTAAACTTCCCAAAAAGGTCTTTATTTTCCGAATGGGTGCACTTCTTGTTTTAATGGGATGGTGATTATTGTCAAGATTGCCATGCATGGGTCTGCAAGCCACTcgacattttttttgttgaaccCTATACACAAGCATAAAACACCTCAATTCATAATAATTTACGATAAATATCATCATTGTATGTCCTCCCTTGTTTCTAGACATACCTATACATACCACCCATATTTTCCAACAAATAACTTAATTTGCGGTAACCGAGGTTGctaaaaattcacttaaactgAAGCATACACTATGGAGGAAAGTAAGTGCTTTGTTAGTATAGttgaaacatttatttttgatgtAATTACTTGAAGCATTATCGTTTATTACATTTATGCATTCCAACCAATGATTTTCTGTGATGAGACCTCTGTTTGCCGTTCTTTCCTTTACATGGCCACTACTAAATGTAAATAGATTCTTCCAAAGTCCAGACACAATGGGCCACCAATGATAGCTATTAAATAGtctaaataatcaaaaatatttctttaaaatttgtaagcAGGGAAACCAAATTGTATttactttaatgattttaaaccCAATCtgcaaatataattaaaatatattttttttaattgttgcaGCCTTGTTTCGAGCCATCCGCCTTCAGGAAGAACAAGGAAGACAAAAAAGTGCTTCTCTCCGACATGGAAAACGGTGAAGACacttattaagatttttatcCAGTTGTAGTAGGCTGTGAACACAAAGTATTAGACTGTTCATATTAACATGACCAATCGAATCCCGATTAGGTATAGCTAATACCTAAAAAACACAACTTTAGGTTGAAGTgacgtaaaattttaaaaatttgatcatTTGGAagagcaaatttttaaaatacccttTAGGTCACttcagaaataaata from Anthonomus grandis grandis chromosome 8, icAntGran1.3, whole genome shotgun sequence includes:
- the LOC126739272 gene encoding protein cueball, producing MLLKLLVICGGLAVIHCQKEHRDWDIAVVISDQIELLQSNGTLIGATVEQFTKLKALTFDNVRHQFVVSNNNQSNDTIFTVELTKETEITPIIPNLPDVLGLAVDPIEDVLYWTDSTNKAINYAKLNSSVLEPKLLFDFSDATPQDIAIDVCRRQIYWTNSDPNYPTIERAFLNGSNREVLIESGLNLPIGIAIDYKAQRLIWADRGEGIYYRIDSSDLDGNNRQLIYNGTDIKPFGIAVDDLSVYWTDIVNNALWRFYKSDKEGVEAKPETIRMFKGQPMGVIAKNAQIRNYPDCKELEVAIENYRGESKEIFDTTDPEEVKDIECLNGGQLNGKYCKCTPGYSGRYCEQNKCHNFCVHGACYFSGSGYPQCSCPRGFGGERCQLDMCSTYCLNNGLCSYYKGDLLPSCQCTQHFTGSRCEISTDFHSLCGLYCRESTNVNDYLVSKDRELVCRCENENGKFVISQNNVTVPALYSESSPLRGQSFFEKFTTDSEYTTLVLVCCLCVVLNVILFVYLFASRPNKRPIIKRRVIVNKNVTPLTYRPQPTTEQCEITMIENCCNMNVCETPCFEPSAFRKNKEDKKVLLSDMENGEDTY